Proteins encoded within one genomic window of Cytobacillus sp. IB215665:
- a CDS encoding TetR/AcrR family transcriptional regulator: MKEKSFERKQELLEAALDVFSQKSYEDASLNSIIKKAGISKGTFYYHFGDKQELYIFLLESSSKAKWDFINNKIHEYKERNAEIDIFDMFKLQARIGVEFAITFPKYYKLTKMMLKEKNNEIFEVAINTLGRDSGEILVNMIDKAVEDGIFKEEFPRDFIVKSVSYMFSHFNEIFNEEDDFDLNRTLQNLELFVDFMKYGLKKQ; encoded by the coding sequence TTGAAGGAAAAATCATTTGAAAGGAAGCAAGAACTACTTGAAGCTGCACTAGACGTTTTTTCGCAAAAAAGTTATGAAGACGCTTCACTAAATAGCATCATAAAGAAGGCAGGTATAAGCAAAGGTACTTTTTACTATCATTTCGGAGATAAACAAGAACTATATATTTTTTTACTGGAGTCTTCTTCAAAAGCAAAATGGGACTTTATTAATAATAAGATTCATGAATACAAAGAGAGAAATGCTGAAATAGATATTTTTGATATGTTTAAGCTACAGGCTAGAATTGGTGTAGAGTTTGCCATTACTTTCCCGAAGTACTACAAGTTAACTAAGATGATGCTCAAAGAAAAAAATAATGAAATATTTGAAGTCGCAATAAATACACTTGGAAGGGATTCTGGTGAAATTCTTGTAAACATGATTGACAAGGCAGTAGAGGATGGAATCTTTAAGGAGGAATTTCCAAGAGATTTTATTGTGAAATCTGTAAGTTACATGTTTTCCCATTTTAATGAAATATTCAATGAAGAAGACGATTTTGATCTGAACAGAACACTTCAAAACTTAGAACTTTTTGTTGATTTTATGAAGTATGGTTTAAAAAAACAATGA
- a CDS encoding BlaI/MecI/CopY family transcriptional regulator, which yields MNNQSKISESEWRVMEVLWENSPLTSAEIIHQLSSTTDWNPKTIHTLINRLVKKEVLGVKKGERFKLFFPLISAEECRKMETTSFLQKVYSGSRQMFITNFIKDEKLTEKEIEELKTLLQQKRENEE from the coding sequence ATGAATAACCAATCAAAGATATCTGAATCAGAATGGAGAGTCATGGAGGTTTTGTGGGAAAACTCACCCTTAACTTCTGCTGAAATTATTCATCAATTAAGTAGTACGACAGATTGGAATCCAAAAACGATACACACCTTAATAAATCGTTTAGTAAAAAAAGAAGTGCTAGGTGTTAAAAAGGGAGAACGATTTAAACTCTTTTTCCCACTTATATCTGCAGAGGAATGTAGAAAGATGGAGACAACATCTTTTTTACAAAAAGTCTATTCTGGATCTCGCCAAATGTTTATTACAAATTTTATCAAAGATGAGAAGCTGACTGAAAAAGAGATTGAAGAATTAAAAACACTTCTTCAACAAAAAAGAGAGAATGAAGAATAA
- a CDS encoding Crp/Fnr family transcriptional regulator has product MIVEDTFLKESFISKWSISNFLPEEMVSKLTLCRYDQGELVIDSKDNMQNLHFLVMGKVKAYTINQEGKVFLFKFFNPFSVFGELEYVTKQFKHPSFYLETMNESYVLKISWSDLSQLTPNNKLKLMKYLNELLAQKLTLTTDLLWLFVYTSLEERLARYLLEVSNKVGSFQPSYTVKIIELAQLLGTSNRHLLRTIKKMTDQGLIMKEKNEIKIINEIKLKEMVIKNLYEL; this is encoded by the coding sequence GTGATAGTAGAAGATACCTTTTTAAAAGAATCTTTTATTTCTAAATGGTCAATTTCTAATTTTCTACCGGAAGAGATGGTCTCTAAACTGACCCTTTGCAGGTATGATCAAGGGGAACTAGTTATTGATTCGAAAGATAATATGCAAAATTTACACTTTTTAGTTATGGGAAAAGTTAAAGCCTATACCATTAATCAAGAAGGGAAAGTTTTTCTCTTTAAGTTTTTTAACCCATTTAGTGTCTTCGGAGAATTAGAATATGTAACAAAACAATTTAAACATCCATCCTTTTACCTTGAAACAATGAATGAATCTTATGTTCTAAAAATCTCATGGTCTGATTTATCTCAACTAACCCCGAACAATAAATTAAAGCTTATGAAATATTTAAATGAATTGTTAGCTCAAAAGCTTACACTTACAACTGATTTATTATGGTTATTTGTATACACATCATTAGAAGAAAGGTTAGCAAGATACTTATTGGAGGTAAGTAATAAAGTAGGTTCATTTCAACCTAGTTATACTGTTAAAATCATTGAGTTAGCTCAGCTTCTCGGAACAAGTAACCGACATCTTTTACGTACGATCAAAAAAATGACTGATCAAGGACTGATTATGAAAGAAAAGAATGAGATTAAAATTATAAATGAAATCAAATTAAAAGAAATGGTAATTAAGAATTTATATGAATTGTAG
- a CDS encoding M56 family metallopeptidase — MDVQGLFSLVLSLSLLGSVMTGVIFLMKKGFHNKMSAHWHYYIWLLLIARLIIPYSFETSLLMPEKEPELSTSNSEEFEGTNNQISTIEKQESNNVIEEVSPVISRDKEKVVSIKSLKQILPIIWIAGATITLLIMLIVNFHFHWRLTKNEKCENYELLNLLEECKKKLKVKAKVQIIYDDSMGTPSVVGFFRPKILVNKNMLNSLSSNEIKFVLLHELTHVKRNDILIHWLIIFVQAIHWFNPIIWCSFYAMRKDCEISCDASVLSRLKREEHLEYGFSLLTVIEQISKKTLIPRSIGMSTSRSHMKLRLERITMFNKPSWKWISLSSMLAVGIILSGFTTFTNATSNHLIDTYETFSIEEEIISVAQGVQYDLKFSRVNKEVTITYYPILSEDPYTEEEFNTFKRDVQQSVEELLKSRNYNEYKVNVLADWVDSNGWNERWDKKFMLFEEIESQMEQDHNIEVTASISPSMLILKFYRDGELITNPEEVNYYHTEFIDLSIERGTSINFKEVTYFGMDELSEYWYKVVLAIDLGLKEIEELKVSSTTILTIDDPIIVNTDINSSDPKANEMEKKIKQLIQEFFEYKPISEKASGPVDVIVKHKEATSTDKNNNNNNAIYSQQELDELQKQVDEGHRSGLLDPEQVAREFLDMMNHIKVDENTDSKLIVDEETKKIIQYRLLDGRSIQLELIQPSKKGVGGIFVVSHFIFVDPISNPLPQLSNSPLFIDLRSNEYVDKKDLELIKAKIMNFKLQNGEYIYEIFNDKFSKPTWIIASLDSTVIHFTGFYNGNEYKIDFNRWSPRWLNISIDDEEIHEDEVSDYFDNLVKQLTKQ; from the coding sequence ATGGATGTACAAGGCTTGTTTTCACTTGTTTTAAGCTTGTCTCTATTAGGCAGTGTGATGACAGGTGTCATTTTCCTTATGAAAAAAGGATTTCATAATAAGATGTCTGCTCATTGGCACTATTATATTTGGTTGTTGTTAATTGCTAGGCTAATCATACCTTATAGTTTTGAAACTTCATTATTAATGCCTGAAAAAGAGCCAGAACTAAGCACTTCAAATTCAGAAGAATTTGAAGGAACTAATAATCAGATCAGTACGATTGAAAAACAAGAAAGCAACAATGTAATAGAAGAAGTGTCACCCGTAATTAGTAGAGATAAAGAAAAGGTAGTTTCTATTAAATCTTTAAAGCAAATATTACCTATTATTTGGATAGCTGGAGCTACCATTACACTGTTAATAATGTTAATAGTTAATTTCCATTTTCATTGGAGATTAACAAAGAATGAAAAGTGTGAAAATTATGAATTATTAAATCTTCTAGAAGAATGTAAGAAGAAATTGAAGGTTAAAGCCAAAGTTCAAATCATTTATGATGACTCAATGGGTACACCTTCTGTTGTTGGTTTTTTTCGACCAAAAATCCTTGTTAATAAAAATATGTTAAATAGTCTATCCAGTAATGAAATAAAGTTTGTACTATTACATGAGCTAACACATGTTAAGCGTAATGATATCCTTATTCATTGGCTAATCATCTTCGTTCAAGCAATTCACTGGTTTAATCCAATCATATGGTGTAGCTTTTACGCGATGAGGAAAGATTGCGAGATTTCATGCGATGCGTCTGTGTTATCACGATTAAAAAGAGAAGAGCACTTAGAGTATGGTTTTTCCCTTCTTACAGTAATAGAACAAATATCAAAGAAAACATTAATCCCACGATCAATTGGGATGTCAACAAGTCGTTCACATATGAAATTAAGATTGGAGAGAATTACTATGTTTAATAAACCATCTTGGAAATGGATTTCTCTTTCAAGTATGTTAGCTGTTGGAATTATCCTCTCAGGGTTTACCACATTTACAAATGCTACTTCTAATCATTTAATCGATACCTATGAAACTTTTAGTATCGAAGAGGAAATTATATCTGTCGCTCAGGGCGTACAATATGATTTAAAGTTTTCTAGAGTTAATAAAGAAGTTACCATCACGTATTATCCTATACTTAGTGAAGATCCTTATACTGAAGAGGAATTTAACACATTCAAAAGGGACGTACAACAAAGTGTTGAAGAGTTACTTAAATCACGAAATTATAATGAATACAAAGTAAATGTTCTTGCAGATTGGGTGGACAGTAATGGGTGGAATGAAAGATGGGATAAGAAATTTATGCTTTTTGAAGAGATAGAATCTCAAATGGAACAAGACCACAATATCGAGGTTACAGCAAGTATTTCCCCTTCGATGTTAATTCTCAAATTCTATAGAGATGGTGAATTGATAACAAACCCTGAAGAGGTCAACTACTATCACACAGAATTTATCGACCTTTCTATTGAAAGAGGTACGAGTATCAACTTTAAAGAAGTAACATATTTTGGCATGGATGAATTAAGTGAGTATTGGTATAAAGTTGTTTTAGCAATTGATTTAGGGTTAAAGGAAATTGAAGAACTAAAAGTTAGTTCTACGACCATATTAACAATCGATGATCCAATTATTGTTAATACGGATATTAATAGTTCAGATCCAAAAGCAAATGAAATGGAAAAAAAGATTAAGCAATTAATACAAGAATTTTTTGAATACAAACCGATTAGCGAAAAGGCTTCTGGACCTGTAGATGTTATTGTTAAGCATAAAGAAGCTACCTCTACTGATAAGAATAATAACAATAATAATGCTATATATTCTCAACAAGAGTTAGACGAATTACAGAAACAAGTTGATGAAGGACATAGGTCTGGATTGCTTGATCCTGAACAAGTAGCCAGAGAGTTTTTAGATATGATGAATCACATAAAGGTAGATGAGAACACTGATTCTAAATTGATCGTTGATGAAGAAACGAAAAAGATAATTCAATATAGGCTTCTTGATGGAAGGTCAATCCAGTTAGAATTAATTCAACCTAGCAAAAAAGGAGTCGGAGGAATATTTGTTGTTAGTCACTTCATTTTTGTAGATCCAATAAGTAATCCATTACCACAGTTAAGTAATTCACCACTATTTATTGATTTGCGAAGTAACGAGTATGTTGATAAAAAAGATTTAGAATTAATAAAAGCTAAGATCATGAATTTCAAACTACAAAATGGTGAATATATATATGAAATTTTTAATGACAAATTCTCGAAACCAACATGGATTATTGCTAGTTTAGATAGTACAGTCATCCATTTTACAGGCTTTTATAATGGGAATGAATATAAAATTGATTTTAATCGTTGGAGTCCAAGATGGTTGAATATCTCTATTGATGATGAGGAAATACATGAAGATGAGGTATCTGATTATTTTGATAATCTCGTTAAACAACTAACAAAACAATAA